A window from Mangifera indica cultivar Alphonso chromosome 2, CATAS_Mindica_2.1, whole genome shotgun sequence encodes these proteins:
- the LOC123208396 gene encoding probable disease resistance protein At1g61310 has protein sequence MVDVAGSVGGVMSPVLQVGQWLAAPIWRQFKYLFNYRSNFNSLQEQVDKLKNTRDEVQHKVTAAERNVEEIKQNVKNWQEVVEKTITKAEQLIQQNANNPRCFKGLCPNFIIYYKQSKKAFKLKRDDIDPLLQQERELGPVSNPSNPREIWLRTSEDYLTFESRNSTMKNVWAALNDESVFMIGVYGMGGLGKTTLVQEIGRKAEKEKLFEEIVFVEVSESPDIKKLQTTIADKLKLKFENESEMANKLYSRMEKKNILLILDNIWKPVELDKMVGIPCGADRGRNKLLFTTRNVDVLEKMGSTKNFGMGFLKDDEAWTLFTEMAGNCDNVNIKKLKQLLHEKNLNFKI, from the exons atggttgatgttgCTGGGAGTGTCGGGGGTGTGATGAGTCCTGTCCTTCAAGTTGGTCAGTGGTTGGCTGCTCCGATTTGGCGTCAATTTAAGTACTTGTTCAACTACAGGAGCAACTTTAACAGTCTCCAAGAACAAGTTGATAAGCTGAAGAATACAAGAGACGAAGTTCAACATAAGGTCACTGCAGCTGAAAGAAATGTGgaagaaatcaaacaaaatgttAAGAACTGGCAGGAGGTTGTGGAGAAGACGATTACTAAAGCAGAGCAGTTGATTCAACAGAATGCAAACAACCCTCGATGTTTCAAGGGATTGTGTCCCAACTTCATCATTTACTACAAACAAAGTAAGAAAGCATTCAAATTAAAACGGGATGATATTGATCCACTTCTTCAGCAAGAAAGGGAATTGGGACCAGTTTCCAATCCCAGTAATCCACGGGAGATCTGGCTTAGAACTAGTGAAGATTACTTGActtttgaatcaagaaactcCACTATGAAGAATGTATGGGCTGCTTTAAATGATGAGAGTGTCTTCATGATTGGTGTTTACGGGATGGGTGGTCTTGGTAAGACCACTCTTGTGCAAGAAATTGGTAGGAAAGCCGAGAAGGAAAAGCTCTTTGAGGAGATTGTTTTTGTAGAG GTTTCAGAATCTCCTGATATAAAGAAGCTTCAAACAACAATTGCAGACAAATTGAAGCTGAAATTcgaaaatgaaagtgaaatggCAAATAAGCTATATTCAAGAATGGAGAAGAAGAATATCCTTTTAATTCTAGATAATATTTGGAAACCTGTAGAACTTGATAAGATGGTAGGAATTCCTTGTGGAGCTGATCGTGGAAGAAATAAGCTTCTGTTCACAACAAGAAATGTAGATGTGTTGGAGAAAATGGGGTCCACAAAAAATTTTGGAATGGGCTTTCTAAAGGATGATGAAGCTTGGACCTTATTTACCGAAATGGCAGGTAACTGTGATAatgtgaatattaaaaaattaaaacaattattacatgaaaaaaatttgaatttcaaaatttag